The DNA window GGTTAAAACATAAGGCAAGAATGTTTCCAACAGAGCTTTCTGGAGGAGAGCAACAACGAGTATCCATTGCACGATCTATTGTAAATACTCCTAAACTTGTTATTGCGGACGAGCCTACAGGAAACTTAGATCCAGATACTTCATGGGAAATTATGAATATTTTCGAAGAGATTAATGCCCGAGGAACTACGATTGTAATGGCAACACATAATAGAGAAATTGTAAATACTATTAGACACCGTGTTATTGCAGTGGAGGGTGGATTAATCACTCGAGACGAATACGGAGGAGAATATGGTTATGAAAGCTAGAACAGCAGGACGACACTTCAGAGATAGCCTGAAAAGCATCAGTCGTAATGGCTGGATGACTTTTGCTTCGGTTAGTGCAGTAACAGTAACTTTACTACTTGTTGGTGTTTTCTTTATGATAATGATGAACTTAAACAAGGTTGCGGATGATTTAGAAAGAGATGTAGAAGTTAAAGTCTATGTAGAACTTACCGCGGATGAAGAAGCTAGATTGAAATTAGAAGAAGAGATTAAAAACACATCAGGAGTAGCTGAAGTGGTGTATTCTCCAAAAGAAGATGAATTAAGTAAGTTAGTAGTAGATTTTGGAGAAGATTTACGTTTGTTTGAACAACAAAACCCTCTACATAATGTGTATTATATAAAAGCTGTCAACCCACAAGAAACAGCGAAGATTGCACAAAAAATCGATCGTTTAGATAATACGTTCGAAGTAAAATATGGCGAAGGAAAAATAGAAAAACTATTCTCTTTCTTAAACACAAGTAGAAATGTAGGGCTAGTATTAATTTTGGCGTTGCTATTTACGGCAATGTTTTTAATTTCTAATACGATTCGTATCACTATTGTTGCAAGACGACGTGATATTGAAATTATGAAACTTGTTGGAGCAACGAATTGGTTTATTCGTATTCCTTTCATATTAGAAGGAATGTGGCTTGGGATATTAGGAGCAATCATTCCGATAACTTTAGTAACAGTACTCTATTATAATATTCACAAAATGCTAGCACCTAAGTTGGAACAAGGGAACTTGTTTGAACTGCTGGAATTTTCGCCTTTCATCTATCAAGTGAATGCCTTGATTTTATTAATGGGAGTATTGATAGGTATCTGGGGTAGTTTCATGTCTGTACGTAAATTCCTACGAGTATAAGCTTTTGCAGCAAATGACTTCTGTGGAAGCATATGTTTTTTCTGCTGATTAAGTTTATAGCCACAGATTTTGTTAGTAGTTCACCTGCCAAACCTGGTGGAAAATCTGGGCACCAATACGCCAAGGCATATATGATAGTAATAGTTTGAAAGGAGCAATAAATTTTGAGAAAACAGTCTAAATGGGTGCTACGTATTATTGCAGTGGCAACAACTGGAGCACTTTTATTAACTGGTCCAAGTGCCCTTGCCAATTCATTAAATGATTTAAAAAGTGAACAAAAAAAATTAGAACAGAAGAAAAATTCAATTAACTCGAACATTAAAGAAACAGAAGGTAAAATAAATGAAAATGAGTCGAAAATTGATAAAATTATGGCTCAAATTCAAGCGCTAGATTCAGAAATTATTGCAACTGAAAATAATATTTCGAAGGTGTTAAATGCAATAAAATTAACCACTACGGAAATAGAAAAATTGCATGCTTCCATTGCAGAATTGGAACGTAAAATCGAGGAACGAGATAAGCTGTTAAAAGAACGAATTCGTGCTGTCCAAGTGAGTGGAGGTTCGGTTAGTTATGTAGACGTTTTACTCGGGGCAAATAGTTTTATTGATTTTATCGATCGCTTCTCTGCCGTTAATACATTAATGGAAGCAGATCGTAAAATTTTAAAAGAACAAGCAGATGATAAAAAACAGTTAGAAGAACAAAAAGCAAGTTTAGAAAATAAGTTAAAAGAACAAGAAGAGAGCAAAAATAAACTTGTTAGTTTGAAAGCTTCGCTAGATAGTCAAAAAGCTTCCAAAGGCGACTTAATAGACCAGCTAGAGGTAGAACAAAGTAAGTTGCAAGAACAAAAAGAAGTAATGGAAACAGAATATGAAGAAGTGCTTAATTTAAGCCAAGACGTGCAAGATAAAATTGTATCAGAACAAAAACGTCTTGAAGAAGTAGCAAGAAAAATAGCAGAAGAGAAAAAGCGTAAAGAAGAGGAAGAACGAAAACGCCAAGAAGCAGCTGGCGGATCCACTACAATTCCAGACGTCTCTCCCGGTGCATGG is part of the Psychrobacillus sp. FSL H8-0483 genome and encodes:
- the ftsX gene encoding permease-like cell division protein FtsX produces the protein MKARTAGRHFRDSLKSISRNGWMTFASVSAVTVTLLLVGVFFMIMMNLNKVADDLERDVEVKVYVELTADEEARLKLEEEIKNTSGVAEVVYSPKEDELSKLVVDFGEDLRLFEQQNPLHNVYYIKAVNPQETAKIAQKIDRLDNTFEVKYGEGKIEKLFSFLNTSRNVGLVLILALLFTAMFLISNTIRITIVARRRDIEIMKLVGATNWFIRIPFILEGMWLGILGAIIPITLVTVLYYNIHKMLAPKLEQGNLFELLEFSPFIYQVNALILLMGVLIGIWGSFMSVRKFLRV
- a CDS encoding peptidoglycan DD-metalloendopeptidase family protein, with translation MRKQSKWVLRIIAVATTGALLLTGPSALANSLNDLKSEQKKLEQKKNSINSNIKETEGKINENESKIDKIMAQIQALDSEIIATENNISKVLNAIKLTTTEIEKLHASIAELERKIEERDKLLKERIRAVQVSGGSVSYVDVLLGANSFIDFIDRFSAVNTLMEADRKILKEQADDKKQLEEQKASLENKLKEQEESKNKLVSLKASLDSQKASKGDLIDQLEVEQSKLQEQKEVMETEYEEVLNLSQDVQDKIVSEQKRLEEVARKIAEEKKRKEEEERKRQEAAGGSTTIPDVSPGAWTKPASGRLTSGYGYRVHPIYGTGKMHYGVDFANSTGTPVVSAADGVVSYASPLSTYGNVIMVTHSIDGQTFTSLYAHLSSIKVSVGQVVSKGQLIGAIGTTGNSTGPHLHFEIHVGNWEGMAKNSVNPLRYISI